The window GGCAGACGTTTGCGATCACGTCGGTTGGTTCGCCGGTGGGCGGCACCGTTTCGCTCGCGGGAACGACGATCACGTTCACGCCAGCTGCGGGCTTTAGTGGCACGGCGTCGTTTCAATACACGATCACCGACAATGGTTTGAGCGGTGGGATTTCATCGCCACAGTCCGGCACGGGAACCGTTACGTTCACGATTGCCGATATCAACGATCCACCAACGGCGACGGCGGACGTGCTGTCGAACATTGCCGAAGACAGCGGCGTGCGGACGATCGCGTTCAGTGCGCTGACGGGCAACGATTCGGCTGGGCCTGGCGAAAGCACGCAGACGTTGACGATCATCAGCGTGAGTTCGCCGTTGGGCGGCACGGTGGCGATCAGCGGCACGAATGTTCTTTTCACGCCAACGCTCAACTACAACGGTCCGGCGTCGTTCACCTATGTCGTGCAAGACAGCGGTTTGCCGCCGCTGACGGCGACGGGGAATGTATCGTTCACCATCACGCCCGTGAATGACGATCCGACGATCAGCGACATCGTGAATCAGAACATCGGCGTGAACAGCAGCACCGGCGCGCTGAGCTTTACGATCGGCGATGTCGAAACGGCGGCGGCGAGCTTGATCGTCACTGCCACGAGCAACAACGCGACACTTGTGCCGAATAATGCGGCGAATCTGGTGCTCGGCGGCAGCGGCGCGAGCCGGACGATCAACGTCATTCCTGCCGCTGGCCAGACCGGTTCGGCCATCATCACAGTGACGGTAAGCGATGGCACGACGACGACTAGCGATACGTTTACCGTCAACGTCGCAGCCAACACAGCGCCGACGATCAGCGATGTGCCGAATCAAACGATTGCCGAAGACGGCGCGCTTTCGGCCGTGGCGTTCACGGTCGGCGATCTCGAAACGGCAGCGGCTTCGTTGTCGGTTGTCGGCAGTTCTTCGAATCAAGCCATCATTCCCGATGCCGCGATTATTGTCGCGAGCACTGGCGGTGGTGGCCGAACCGTTTCGATCACACCGGCTGCCAACATCAACGGCAGCGTGACGATCACGCTCACCGTGACCGACGGCGCTGGCTTGACCTCGGTTGATACCTTCACGCTGAATATCACCGAAGTGAACGACGCGCCGACGGCGAACAACGATTCGCTTACAAGCGTGAACGAAGACAGCGGCGTGCGGACGATTCCGTTCAGCGCGCTTCTCGCCAACGACTCAACCGGCCCAACGAACGAAAGCGCACAGACGCTGACGGTCACCAGTGTGACTGCGATCGCGGGCGGCACAGTAACGATCAGCGGCACGAATGTGATCTTTACGCCAACGGCAAACTTCAACGGCGCTGCTTCCTTCAGCTACATCGCGCAGGACAACGGCACGACGAACGGCGCTGCCGCGCCGCTTTCGACCGGCAGCGCGACCGTTGGCTTCAACATCGTGGCCGTCAACGACGCGCCGTCATTCACCAAGGGGGCCGACATCAGCGTGCATCTCAGCGAACCGGCGCAAACGTTTGCTGCTTGGGCTACGGCGATTTTGGCCGGTCCTGCCAATGAAAACGGCCAAACGGTGACGTTCAACGTTTCCAACAACAACACGTCGCTCTTCGCCGTGCAACCGGCGATTACTGCGAATGGCACGTTGACGTTCACGCCGCAAACCGGCGCGAGTGGCACTACGACGGTCACAGTTTTCGCGCAAGATAACGGCGGTGTGGCGAACGGCGGCGTTGATGCCAGCGCATCGCAGACGTTCACAATCACGATTCTGCCGACTCCGCTGAACGCGCTGCCGACGATCAACTCAATCGCCAATGTCACACAAATGGTCGGCGTCGCCGGGCCGATCGTGCAGCTCAGCGGCATCACGGCAGGTCTTGGCGAAACGCAAGCCTTGCAAGTGACGGCGACGAGCAACAATCCGTCGATCGTGGCCAATCCGACGATCGGTTACACCTCGCCGAATGCCACCGGCACGCTGACGCTCGCATCGGCGACTCAGACCAGCGCGGCGACGATCACGGTGACGGTGCGTGACGCCGGGCCTGATGGTTCGTTCCTCACGAGTGACGATGGTGTGGTAACGACGCAGTTCAGCGTGATTGTTGTTCCTTACAACGCACCGCCGGATGCCAACGATGCGACCCGCTCGACTGTCGCCGGCACGCCGATCAGTGGTGTGTTGTCGGCGACCGATGTTGACAGCCCGACGCTGACTTATTCGATCATCACGCCGCCGGTGCTTGGCACGCTGACGGCATTTAACGCAACAACCGGCGCGTTCACTTACACGCCGACTCCCGGCGCATCGGGCCTCGACCTGTTTCAGTTCCGCGTGACCGATGGAATCAGCAGCGATACGGCGACAGTGCGGATCGTGGTGCAAGGAGCAGCACCAACGATCACGCAGAGCGGCGGCGATTTGATCGTTGTCGGCACGCCGAGTCCCGATCAGCTCATCGTGTCGAACCTGACGGCGACGACGGTGCGCGTACGCACGCAATTCGGTTTTGGTGATTTCGCGGTGACGAATCAGCTTGTTATCAACGGCGCCGATTCGAACGATTACATCGTGGTCGCCGGCGTGCTGACGCCAACGACGATCGATGGCGGCGCGGGAGATGATTACATCTCGAGCGGCGTGCAGAACGACACGATCATCGGCGGCCTCGGCAATGACCGGGTCAATGCCAGCGGCGGCAACAACGTGGTGTGGGGCGACAATCTCAACGAACAGGATTCGCCGATCGGCGGCGACGACGTCCTGAGCTCGCTCGGCGGTCTTGACCTGCTGTTTGGCGGCGGCGGTAACGACCAACTCTTTCCCGGCGACGGCGACGACTATGTCTATGGCGGCGCGGGAGACGATGTGATCGACGCCGGCAGCGGCAACGATCGCATCTATGGCGGCGAAGGACTCGATCAACTTTACGGCAGCGACGGCGACGATGTGATCTCCGGTGGCGCGGGCAGCGACGCACTCTACGGCGGCATCGGCAACGACCTGCTGATCGGCGGCGCGGGCGCCGATTCGCTCGAAGGCCAAGACGGCAGTGACCTGCTGGTAGGCCGCGAACTCACCATCGGCAGCAGCACCTCGATCAGCGACGCGGCCGACAATGCGTTGCTTTCGCTGCTGAACAATTGGTCGAGCTTCCACACACCCAACCTGCTCGGCGCGCTCCTCGCCGGCAGCGACAATGCCCCAGACCAACTCTCCGGCGGCACTGGTGATGACGACTTCTATGCGGAAGCGAATGACTTCACCAACGACTTTAATTCGCCGTTCTATGGCAACGACCGGCGGTACTAGACTATCTTCGGTGCGCCCCAGATTGTGATCGCGCCCCAGGGCGTCGGGAGAAGGAATGATACCAGGCGTCGGTAGTGCTGGATTAAGTGGACCCGAAAAATAAGGCGGGAACAACTGCCGCTATTTTTGGTTTTGTCCCGTTGCCTTGAGTCTCGCAAAATGGTCAGCAAGGTCCCTGCTGGCTTTACCCAGATCGCGATACTTCGTCGCATCCGAACTGAGCTGCGCTCGGTCAATCCACCAGCCAAGCGTCACAGCACAGACCAGCACCAGCCAGAACAAATCTCGCAGCGTAAATTTCATCTCCCCATTCTACCCGCGCACGAAAAAGCCCCGCTATGTTTCGCGGGGCCGAATCTGCCAACTGAACTAGGCTGCAATCGCGTGCAGCAACTTCTCTACCGTCCAAACGTCGTGGGCCAATCCACTGGCCATCGCTGGAGTCGCCTTGAGGGTTTTGTGCGTGCGGCAGAAATTGAAGTGAGCGAAGTGGAGAGCCAGCGCCCATTCGTGGTTCGCCCACTTCTTCCTGAAGCAGTAAGTCAGCCGGCCCATACGCTTCGTGAAGCAGCGGATTGAACCGTTGTTGCGTTTGGTGTGAGAAGTGCAGATTTTGTCGCTGTCTGGGTTGCCGTGGATGGCTTCGCGCTTCGCACCGACTATCTGGGCAGGGCTGTAGCGTCCACCGTTGTCGTTGCCCTTGTATATCTTGATCAACATGCCGAAATCGACCCGCTCGCCGAGGTTGTGGGCAATCGCGTAGATGTAATTCCGCAGGCCATCGGTGCTGATCTGAAACTTCTTGGGAGCCGTGGCGACGCTCACCTTGCGGCAGGAACGCCTTGCAGCGTGGACCGACAACGGCGAGCAATTCGAGAATGGTTTTCTGATCGACGTTGCAGAATCGCGAAGTGGCCCGCAAGCTCATCCCTTCGGCGAGCAGCGTGACGATTTGCACGGCCTTATCCATGCCGATCCGCATGCCGCCCAGCGTGTTCGTGCTGTGCGTGAACCGCTTGCCGCATTCCAGGCACTTGTAAAACGTGACGGCGCAGGCCGGAAAGCCGGGGCCGAAGGGAAGGCGGTTTTAGTGACCGCCAGCGTGCCGAGCGAAGTGGCGGAGCAGTTTGACAAGCTGCGAGAAGCGAAGGGCTGGACGCGTTCCTATGCGGTTAGTGAAGCCATTCGCGGGCTGCTAGGCAAAGAGTCCTAGCGGAGAGAAGGGGAATCGAACCCAGCCGATACCGGCACCCTAGCGCGGGTTATAAATCCGCTGCGCGGCCAATGCGCGGGCTGCTCTCCAAAAAAGGAAAGCAGCGTTGTTGATCAAAAGGTATTCGCATACCAGAAGGACGCGAAACTTAATGGCTGGTTCACGCCACAATCGCGCTTAGAAACTCGTCTGGGCGCGACCAAAAGCAAACGTCGGAAATTGACTCAACAAATTTGAAGTCCTCTTCTTTCCAAACGTCAGCCGTATCGTCAAACAGCGAAATGAAACGAGTGCCATTTCCCGTTGAGGCGCGCAGGTGGCTGAGGTCATGAAAGAGACTTACAACATGCTCTGTCATGCGATTGCTGGCATCTTTTGTCCCGCTCGTCAGAACTTGCACAAGGGAATTTTTGTTTGGCGACTTGGTATGAAAGTCAATCGTCCAAACACGACCAGACCGCCCGGGGCGTTTCTCGCCCTGCTGAAACTCGACCTTGTTTTCCGTAAGAAATTGCGCCACCTCTTCGGTCACAGTCTCTCCAGCGCGTGAACGCATCGTGAACCATACGTCGGACACACGCACACACCCCTGCCCGAGTCGCGTGAGAGCTTCCGCGATGTCGTTTACGTTATCAACCCGAATATTCAGCGCACCCTTAAAAAACTCGATTCCAAGGGTTGAAACGATGTCAAAAATCAAACTAGTCTGCCTGGACGTGCGCTTTGACACGTTTGTCTGCATGCGCAGCCAGCGTGTTGTTTCACCCAGATCGGTAAGCGTGTGAAAGTTGCCATCGTCGCGAAGGAACAGATCGATCACATCGCCATCTGGAAGAAGATAAGGCGTGTGAATTTTCGTGTACCGGCCAAATGATTCGCACGTAAAAAGCTCGCCATTTCGCTGATTGATAATTTCACAAGGGTTGATCATTCGAAAAATCCTGGCTGTGGAACTGGCGAAGGAAAGTCTCCTTCGTGCTTTAATCCAGCCTCCACACAAAACTGCTTCCAAACCGCCGGCGGATCAGTTGCAGGTTCAGTAATGTCTTTCGGGACGTAGGCTTCTTTGTCCCGATTTTCTTCGCTCCATCTATGTTTGTGCTTCTCTCCGACTAGTTGTCCTGTTGATGGATTGCGGTGGTCCTTACCTAAGTCCAGAGCGTAAACGCGCCCTGTTCCCTTCAAAATCATGACATAGGAGAGGGCTTTCGCTTCGTGGTTGTAACTGCCGCGAACGAACAATGGATGGCCTTTCGAAGTAGCCACATCCAGCGTGAATTCCTTTGCTGGAGAGTGATCTTCGTCATCGCACCACTTAACATCGCCAGCTACAATTTTGTCTGGATCAGACAGCAGTTCTTCAAATTCTTCATTCGTAAACGGCATTTTCGTCACCCTTTGCAGTCGGCAATTGTGCCTGCGCGTGGTGACACTTTCAATCCAATTATCTGACTTCACTGGCGAGAAAAGTAGTACCCGTGAGGGGGGCTCTAGCCCCCTCATTGCAATCGTAACCACCGCTTTGACAACTTAGGTCCGCGACGGCAAATGAACCCCCAATTCCTCACCGGCCAAACCTCGCCATGAAACGAGAATCCCGCGCACCCCTGATTGTCGCCATCGTGCTGCTGCTCCTGCCGGTGCTGTACGTGGGGAGCTATTTGGCGCTGGTTGTGCCAGGGGGCGTAAAACGGCCAATCCCTACGGGGGTGACCGCCAGACTTAGCTGGGACCGTTACCGAATTGGTGGCAATTGGTCAGTCATCATTTTCTGGCCCCTGGAGCAGATCGACCGGAAGTTGAGGCCAGGGGCGTGGGAGTCATTTGAAGACCGGTTGAAGTCCCGCCGCCTTTCCCCTTAATTCCACCTTCCCCGGCTAGGTCCACTTAATCCAGCACTACCCAGGCGTCTGTGGGCTTAACATCGCGTTCATTCGATGAGTTCGCCACAGCCGCATGTGATCATGGCGGCGAAAGTTCGCACGCTGATGGTGTCGGACAAAAATCGGACGCTGCTGTCCCCCAGCACGATGCTGATGCCGCCAGGATGAAAGGAGTAGGCCTCGTTGTTGTTTGTGCAATTCATCACGCATGGTCCGGGGCAAGTCAGACCGTTGACCGCAAAGCTGTGGGGCGGGATATCGCTGGCGGGATCAGCCCACCCGGCGCCTTTTACTCGGCCATCCACGACATCGGCGTTACCACAGCCATCATTAGTCGAAGCCGGACCGCGCTTACCACGCAACCAGAACTCAGGCCGGCCGGCATCTTCCAAAAGCAGGATGGTGTTGGAAAGTCCATCGGTAACTTCAGCCATTCGCGTGCCGGCATTCCCCGAGATGATCCCTCTGGTGTCGCCAGCCGCTGGCAAGCCATTGCCCGTATAAAGTGCAGGGGCGACGTTGCCTGGAATCGCATAGTCGGAAACTGCTGCGAATTTGTTGGTCACCACCGTGTCACGGCGATTGGCGCCAGGCGCGGATGGGCAAACGGCGATCTTGATCTTAGTGGTAACCGCCGGCTGATTGTCGACGTGCTGCCAGTTGACATTGAACTTGTAAATCGCGTGCAGATTTCCTTGTTCGATTTGTGGCAGCATCATCGACATCCAACCGTGGTTCGGCTCTTCTAGTCGCTGAGGCGGAAAGACTCCGTGCGTGTCGTGATAGTTGTGCAGCGCAATGCCAAACTGGCGCAGATTGTTCTGACACGACATTCGCCGAGCCGCTTCTCGCGCCGCCTGCACTGCGGGGAGCAACAGCGCAACAATGACGCCGATGATAGCGATGACGACCAGCAGTTCGACCAGCGTAAACGCACGAAAAGCGGGCCGTTGTGCCTGGAGAAACATTGAATTGATCCTTCACAACCAGTTGATCCATCATCGATAACGGCTCGCCAGTAAATAACCGGGACAACGAGGCGCTAATCCGCTGGAGGGGAGGCAATCGCCGCGGTTCGCGGCAGCAATGCAATAACAATGCCTAACTATTTCTTCTCCGCATAGATCTGGTCGTAGACGCCGCCATCGTCGAAGTGCAGCGCTTGCGCAGTGTCCCAGCCGCCAAAGACTTCGGCGATGCTGAAGAACTTGATCGGAGCGAATTGTTTATTCTGCTCGCCTTCGATTAATTCCGGAAACGCGGGGCGATAGAAGTGCTTCGCCACCAGTTGCTGCCCCGGCGCTGAGTAGAGGTACTCCAAGTAGGCCTGAGCAATTTCGCGAGTCTTTCGCTTGTCCACGACTTTATCAACCACCGCCACTGCCGGCTCGGCCAGAATGCTGATGCTGGGGGCAATCATTTCGTACTCGGCACCCGGCTGTTTCAGCATCAAAAACGCTTCGTTCTCCCAGGTGAGCAAGGCATCGCCGATGCCGTTTTTGAATGTCTGGGCCGAGCCGCGCGAACCGGAATCCAGCACGACCACTCGCCGGTAGAGGTCGCCCACGAACTGCCGAGCCTTTTCGTCGGCTTGCTTCACCTCGGCAGCGCGGGCCGGATCTTGGAGTGCTTTCCAATCTCCCAGTTCACGATGCAGGGCAAATCCCCAAGCCGCGAGATAGCACCAGCGCGACGCGCCGCCGGTCTTCGGATTGGGAGTAACCAGTTCCACGCCCGGCTTGGTCAGATCACTCCAGTCGCGCAGGCCCTTGGGGTTTCCCTTCCTGACCAGGAACACAATCGTGGAAGTGTACGGGCAGGAATTATTCGGCAGGCGCGCCTGCCAGTCTTCGCTCATTAAGCCTTTCCGCGACATGGCATTCAGGTCGTAACCGACCGAGAGCGTAACTACATCGGCTTCCAGACCGTCGATCACCGAGCGAGCCTGTTTGCCGGAACCGGCGTGCGATTGGTTGACGGTCACCTCCTGGCCCGACTTTTGTTTCCAGTCGTCTGCAAAGGTTTGGTTGAACTCGGAATAGAACTCGCGAGTGGGATCGTAAGAGGCATTCAGAATTGTCACCGCGGCTGGCGCTGGCTTCATCGGCGTAGCGGCGGGCGCGCTATCTTTCGGCGAAACTTCGCTGGGGGCAGTCGAGCAGCCCACGATCGCGAGAATGGAGCAGGTAAAGATGCGCAGGCTCCAGGAGGTGTGCAGGCTCATAGGTAGAAGACATTCGTTGGGGTGAGGTCTGACAATTCGCTTGGGCGATTATCCACATGGTTTACTTAAGCAGAAGACGTGCCCAGCAATCTTCGAGTTGCCAGGGCGTTGATTCAGCATCCTTCACGGCTTAGCCGTTAGATCTGCTCGCATGCTGGACCCGTGTGCCGTGAAATAATATCGCAGGACCTGAAAAAAGCCTGATTTGCGAGCGTTTTACTTCAGTTTTGAGGTTGGCACACGGCTAGCCATGAGTTCTGGCCACCTCTCAGTCCATTCGATCGTTGCGCCATCGCAGGCAGATTCTAACTGAGGGGTTCGATTCGCTCTGTGGGAGATTTCGCCACAAAATCGAATGGCACATTTGGAGCGACAAGACTTGTTTCGCATCGACTGTCTCATCGGACCGACAGCGCGCTCGCTCCGTTTCGTGCAGGCAGAGTGGCAGCGCTGCTTCGTCGCCCGCTTACTGGGCTGCCAGAGCTATGCAAAGCGGAGTAACCGGCGTCGTTCGAAAGGAAATCGACGGCTGCGCTGCCGCACCAATGATGAATACGTACGTCGGAGTACGCCCCGCACAGCAGTAACCCCGGGAAAACGGCACGTAGCGTTTTTGCCGATAGACAGCACCTCAGTGGGTGCGTCATGCTGCGTTGATAAAATCTATTCGCTGCGGGCCGCGGAACTTTTTGGCTCCTTGCCCCGGATTCTTTGCGGGAGTTGAGCCATGCGGACGACGAAGCGGGTGACGTTGACCGAGACCAGACTACGCTACCACTGGACAAAGCCGTCCGATCTACCAGAACGGTTGGAGCTTATCGACCGAATCACCGGCCACAGTGTCGCGGTCATTCAAACCGTGTCGCGTCAGTATGAATGGAAACGCAGTACCAGCGCGATCATCCACGGCGCGCCGCCAGCGGAAGGCGAGTGTGAGACACTTTCAGATGCAAAGATCCAAGTCGAAGCGGGTTTGCCTAACGAAATGTAACGCGAAGCCCCACCACACGGGCCGTACAAAAGCTGCCAAATTCACGAGCAAATGCCACCCAGCGACGCGTCTGCCCCACTCGTCTAAATAATCATCCCGTTCTTGGTGTTCTCTTACATTGATGCGTCTGACGCTGGCCGTCCTTCTGGCTACAGGACTCGCTACGTCATTACACACATCTAAAAAGGGCTAAGGACCAGAGACGCTGTAGCGTCAAAGTTAAGTAATAGCTTCCGCTCGTTGCTCTTATTGCCGGATGGGGCGCGACGATTGCTCTCTGCTCTCTGCCAGCGACTTCACGAAAAGCGAAAATAGACATGAGCAATATACCCAACTGCGACTACTTTCAGCGATCGATTCCACTCACGGCTCCCGCATCGACCGGTGTGCAGCAGCCCGTTTCGTTGTGGGCACGCTTAGTTCTACTGGTTGCTGTGATCGTTCCGTTCCTGGGCTTGGTTGCAGCCGTCGTCTCGCTCTGGGGGTGGGGCTTTCGTTGGACGGACTTCGCGCTCTTGTTCTCCATGTACCTGCTTACCGTTTTGGGCATTACCGTCGGGTTTCATCGCTTGTTCACTCACCGTTCGTTCAATACGAGCAAAACGGTGCAAGTCATCCTGGCGATACTCGGCTCTATGGCAGTTCAGGGCCCCTTGCTGCAGTGGGTCGCCCTCCATCGTCGCCATCATCAGCACAGCGATGGGCCAGAAGACCCGCATTCGCCGCATCACCAAGGCCAGGGTATCAGCGGATTGCTTCGCGGCCTGTGGCATGCGCACATGGGCTGGATGTTTGGATCCAGGCCGAATGACCTGCAGAATTACGTGAAAGACTTGAGTCAGAACAAGACACTTCAGGCGGTTAGTCGGCTGTTTCCCTTGTGGGTTGCGCTGGGCCTGATTCTGCCGGCCGCGATCGGCTGGCTACTGGTGGGATCGGTCAGTGGCGCGTGGACAGGTTTTATCTGGGGCGGTCTAGTGCGGATTTTATTTGTGCACCATGTTACTTGGAGCATCAACTCGGTGTGCCACGTCTGGGGACAGAGGCCTTTCAAGAGCAGTGATGAGAGTCGAAACAATGCTTGGTTCGGCATCCTCGGACTCGGCGAAGGTTGGCACAACACTCATCATGCGTTTCCCACCTCTGCCCGCCACGGACTGTGGTGGTGGCAAATCGACGTGAGCTATATCGTTATCCGTTCGTTGGAAGCATTTCGGCTGGCTTGGAATGTGAAAATACCTTCGCAGGCTGCCATCGCGCGTGGAAGTAGCTAACTAACTGCCAGATGGGCAGACGACTGCTCACGCGCAAGATGCGTGGCAGGTCAAAGTTCTGTAATCGCTGACGGTGTTTTTTGCGCGCTACTCCTCCCATGTATCGGCAAGCACGGCGCGCTTGCCGCTTTCAAGGCAATATCCGCTGTCGGAACAGGGTTTGCTCCTTGGCCACATAAATTTGAATTGCATCGGATGCCGACTACTTCAGTTTGGACCGGTTCGATCGATGCTGCACTCGGAAAAATACGATGGATACGCTCCTAGAATTGCTCGAAGATCAGATCAAGGATCTCTACAGCGCAGAGAACCAGTTGACGAAAGCTCTACCCAAATTGGCCAAGAAGGCGGCTTCGGAATCACTCGCGGACGCATTCACTTCGCACCTCAAAGAAACGAACGGACAGATCGAACGGCTGCAAAAGGTTGGCGAGTTGCTGAAAATCAAACTCACCGGCAAGAAATGCAAGGCCATGGAAGGGCTAATCGAGGAAGGTAAGGAAGTGCTGGAAGAGGAAGGTAAGTCGGCAGTCATCGACTCTGCGTTGATCGGCGCCGCACAACGCGTCGAACACTACGAGATCGCAGCTTACGGCACCGCCAAAGCGATGGCTGAACACCTGGGGTTTGCGAAGGTCGTGAAGCTGCTTGAGCAAACGCTTGCCGAAGAATCCGAGTGCGACGAAAAGCTTTCGAGTATTTCACTCGATGAAATCCTGCCTGCAACGGATGTGACCGAAGAGGATTCAGCTGTGGAGGAAGTCGACCCGCCGAAGCCTACTCGCAAAAAAGCCTCGGCGCGCAAATAGATCCTTTGGGAACCCAAGCGTTGCCGCGTGCTGATGCCGCGCGGCGACTCAGCAAAAGCCATCAATTGCTACAACCACGAAATAGCATGACAGCCGCAATTGATGCGATTACCGATACGACAATCGATCCTAGGCAGCCGAGGCGACTTGAATAGAAAGCAAGCATACAAGCCTTTCGGTGTTCTGAAAAACATCTCCTCGCTTGCAACTCTCGAACCGCCGTTGCCAGTGTAGTGGAAAAGTTCTTGACCGAGAGAACCGAGTTTGCCGTCACTCTGCGCTGCGAAAGTCGATGCGTGCGAGAGTCGCACTAAAAATCTGAAGGACAACTATGAAAACTGAACCGAAGTCTCCGCTCCCCGCGCAATCCCAAGTCAAACCTGGCCTGGATTCGGCAATGTCTCCACGGCCGAAATATTTAGCAC is drawn from Anatilimnocola floriformis and contains these coding sequences:
- a CDS encoding ribbon-helix-helix domain-containing protein, with the translated sequence MATLTLRQERLAAWTDNGEQFENGFLIDVAESRSGPQAHPFGEQRDDLHGLIHADPHAAQRVRAVREPLAAFQALVKRDGAGRKAGAEGKAVLVTASVPSEVAEQFDKLREAKGWTRSYAVSEAIRGLLGKES
- a CDS encoding sulfate ABC transporter substrate-binding protein, with protein sequence MSLHTSWSLRIFTCSILAIVGCSTAPSEVSPKDSAPAATPMKPAPAAVTILNASYDPTREFYSEFNQTFADDWKQKSGQEVTVNQSHAGSGKQARSVIDGLEADVVTLSVGYDLNAMSRKGLMSEDWQARLPNNSCPYTSTIVFLVRKGNPKGLRDWSDLTKPGVELVTPNPKTGGASRWCYLAAWGFALHRELGDWKALQDPARAAEVKQADEKARQFVGDLYRRVVVLDSGSRGSAQTFKNGIGDALLTWENEAFLMLKQPGAEYEMIAPSISILAEPAVAVVDKVVDKRKTREIAQAYLEYLYSAPGQQLVAKHFYRPAFPELIEGEQNKQFAPIKFFSIAEVFGGWDTAQALHFDDGGVYDQIYAEKK
- a CDS encoding acyl-CoA desaturase; the protein is MIVPFLGLVAAVVSLWGWGFRWTDFALLFSMYLLTVLGITVGFHRLFTHRSFNTSKTVQVILAILGSMAVQGPLLQWVALHRRHHQHSDGPEDPHSPHHQGQGISGLLRGLWHAHMGWMFGSRPNDLQNYVKDLSQNKTLQAVSRLFPLWVALGLILPAAIGWLLVGSVSGAWTGFIWGGLVRILFVHHVTWSINSVCHVWGQRPFKSSDESRNNAWFGILGLGEGWHNTHHAFPTSARHGLWWWQIDVSYIVIRSLEAFRLAWNVKIPSQAAIARGSS
- a CDS encoding DUF1828 domain-containing protein; translation: MINPCEIINQRNGELFTCESFGRYTKIHTPYLLPDGDVIDLFLRDDGNFHTLTDLGETTRWLRMQTNVSKRTSRQTSLIFDIVSTLGIEFFKGALNIRVDNVNDIAEALTRLGQGCVRVSDVWFTMRSRAGETVTEEVAQFLTENKVEFQQGEKRPGRSGRVWTIDFHTKSPNKNSLVQVLTSGTKDASNRMTEHVVSLFHDLSHLRASTGNGTRFISLFDDTADVWKEEDFKFVESISDVCFWSRPDEFLSAIVA
- a CDS encoding DUF1559 domain-containing protein; amino-acid sequence: MFLQAQRPAFRAFTLVELLVVIAIIGVIVALLLPAVQAAREAARRMSCQNNLRQFGIALHNYHDTHGVFPPQRLEEPNHGWMSMMLPQIEQGNLHAIYKFNVNWQHVDNQPAVTTKIKIAVCPSAPGANRRDTVVTNKFAAVSDYAIPGNVAPALYTGNGLPAAGDTRGIISGNAGTRMAEVTDGLSNTILLLEDAGRPEFWLRGKRGPASTNDGCGNADVVDGRVKGAGWADPASDIPPHSFAVNGLTCPGPCVMNCTNNNEAYSFHPGGISIVLGDSSVRFLSDTISVRTFAAMITCGCGELIE
- a CDS encoding tandem-95 repeat protein, with the translated sequence MSVVLKARRPRPSASLRRRKLLLESLEDRSLMAAFTPGNLAVLRISDGVSTLTRFGNAVFIDELTPAGALVQSIALPTTANGLQKQLIMQGGSGQLEGTMSLSVDGRYLVMAGYGADLGGTTNLNATSSAVVPRVVGRVGTAGDIDTSTAIANYDTTAGSGQIVRTATSIDGSAFWLAGAGGVRYAALGATTKTTIVGNHDVRNVSIFDGQLYLDNENNTTGAPSGLKTVGTGTPTTSGQTATFVPGLPTGDGTTTNVFGPNGFFFADLDPSVPGVDTLYVAEQSTTTAGIQKYSKVGSSWVLNGTINSGNANNRAITGVVTGNTVTLYSARGFLNVVKFTDTAGYNAAPTSTSSVLRSIAGEVLYRGITFTPDDGIGAIGALAGTTNYSPGAPATTFANAATFNDASNLAGGSLRITYASGGLAGDNLGLIDGNGIVAGAGVVTFNGTQIGTYPTSGAGSGLNNTSLVVTFNANGSANPVLSAGVQALLRQVTFATSAAAGNRVLNVAIAQNGGLTATTTQTVAVTAGGPQAPVNSAPVGPILSTEDVVVSFVGGNAISVSDGDAGASPISTIISVPVGVGTFAATNGGGTATISGGGSNSITIAGPQVQINLALATLQFTPALNRNTPSDGATTVTIVTSDGTLTDTDSFNITLVDVNDAPVATADSLGVLATENGPAFTIAAATLLANDNAGAPNESGQTFAITSVGSPVGGTVSLAGTTITFTPAAGFSGTASFQYTITDNGLSGGISSPQSGTGTVTFTIADINDPPTATADVLSNIAEDSGVRTIAFSALTGNDSAGPGESTQTLTIISVSSPLGGTVAISGTNVLFTPTLNYNGPASFTYVVQDSGLPPLTATGNVSFTITPVNDDPTISDIVNQNIGVNSSTGALSFTIGDVETAAASLIVTATSNNATLVPNNAANLVLGGSGASRTINVIPAAGQTGSAIITVTVSDGTTTTSDTFTVNVAANTAPTISDVPNQTIAEDGALSAVAFTVGDLETAAASLSVVGSSSNQAIIPDAAIIVASTGGGGRTVSITPAANINGSVTITLTVTDGAGLTSVDTFTLNITEVNDAPTANNDSLTSVNEDSGVRTIPFSALLANDSTGPTNESAQTLTVTSVTAIAGGTVTISGTNVIFTPTANFNGAASFSYIAQDNGTTNGAAAPLSTGSATVGFNIVAVNDAPSFTKGADISVHLSEPAQTFAAWATAILAGPANENGQTVTFNVSNNNTSLFAVQPAITANGTLTFTPQTGASGTTTVTVFAQDNGGVANGGVDASASQTFTITILPTPLNALPTINSIANVTQMVGVAGPIVQLSGITAGLGETQALQVTATSNNPSIVANPTIGYTSPNATGTLTLASATQTSAATITVTVRDAGPDGSFLTSDDGVVTTQFSVIVVPYNAPPDANDATRSTVAGTPISGVLSATDVDSPTLTYSIITPPVLGTLTAFNATTGAFTYTPTPGASGLDLFQFRVTDGISSDTATVRIVVQGAAPTITQSGGDLIVVGTPSPDQLIVSNLTATTVRVRTQFGFGDFAVTNQLVINGADSNDYIVVAGVLTPTTIDGGAGDDYISSGVQNDTIIGGLGNDRVNASGGNNVVWGDNLNEQDSPIGGDDVLSSLGGLDLLFGGGGNDQLFPGDGDDYVYGGAGDDVIDAGSGNDRIYGGEGLDQLYGSDGDDVISGGAGSDALYGGIGNDLLIGGAGADSLEGQDGSDLLVGRELTIGSSTSISDAADNALLSLLNNWSSFHTPNLLGALLAGSDNAPDQLSGGTGDDDFYAEANDFTNDFNSPFYGNDRRY
- a CDS encoding DUF6978 family protein; its protein translation is MPFTNEEFEELLSDPDKIVAGDVKWCDDEDHSPAKEFTLDVATSKGHPLFVRGSYNHEAKALSYVMILKGTGRVYALDLGKDHRNPSTGQLVGEKHKHRWSEENRDKEAYVPKDITEPATDPPAVWKQFCVEAGLKHEGDFPSPVPQPGFFE